One genomic segment of Aliarcobacter cibarius includes these proteins:
- a CDS encoding DMT family transporter, protein MSKQLFYPLIIISMIFWGASWISTKVLTNYIDAYEMVFLRMGICFLSMAPIIVFLKMNYKLDFKTFVLILFASLFLVLYSIFMYFGVEHGTGSLGGAMVPSMIPIITYIFVAILNKKTISLKHSFALVLGAFGVLNMINIYQFDIDVIFSKYNIFFIVASMLWAILTIITSKSTKINAFVFTTYTYLIASSVLYFFYVDSSIFTKVINFDITFWFNMFIITILSTTFATSIYFFGAAKYGAKEVSSFVFLVPASAIIIGSLFLDEKIEFSTIIGVFFAMIAIYILNNLSFLKFFKKA, encoded by the coding sequence GTGTCAAAACAACTTTTTTATCCCCTAATTATTATTTCAATGATTTTTTGGGGAGCATCTTGGATTAGTACAAAAGTTCTTACAAATTACATTGATGCCTACGAAATGGTATTTTTAAGAATGGGGATTTGTTTTTTATCTATGGCTCCTATAATCGTTTTCTTAAAAATGAACTATAAATTAGATTTTAAAACGTTTGTACTGATTTTATTTGCTTCACTTTTTTTAGTTTTATACTCTATATTTATGTACTTTGGTGTTGAACATGGAACAGGAAGTTTAGGAGGAGCTATGGTTCCTTCAATGATTCCAATAATTACCTATATTTTTGTTGCTATTTTAAATAAAAAAACGATTAGTTTAAAGCACTCTTTTGCTTTAGTTTTAGGGGCATTTGGTGTTTTAAATATGATAAATATATACCAATTTGATATAGATGTTATTTTTAGTAAGTATAATATCTTTTTTATTGTTGCTTCAATGCTTTGGGCAATTCTAACAATTATTACTTCAAAGTCAACAAAAATAAATGCTTTTGTTTTTACAACTTACACTTATTTAATAGCTAGTTCTGTTTTATATTTTTTCTATGTTGATAGCTCAATTTTTACAAAAGTAATAAATTTTGACATAACTTTTTGGTTCAATATGTTTATAATCACTATTCTAAGCACAACTTTCGCAACTTCAATATATTTCTTTGGAGCAGCAAAATATGGAGCAAAAGAAGTATCTAGCTTTGTATTTTTAGTTCCAGCTAGTGCAATTATTATAGGAAGTCTATTTTTAGATGAGAAGATAGAATTTTCAACAATTATTGGTGTATTTTTTGCAATGATTGCAATATATATTTTAAATAATTTAAGCTTTCTTAAATTTTTTAAGAAAGCTTAA
- a CDS encoding DUF523 domain-containing protein — MKILVSSCLLGEDTRYDGLNSSVAMNPKFKFSQKELFMDIMCENEIFSICPEVAGGLGIPRNKAEITSHSKPFKVLDIEQNDVTINFLLGAKKALDICLENGIKVALFKSKSPSCGNNSIYDGTFSENLIEEKGLSARLLEENGIKVFNEFELEELKKFIKKNRSL, encoded by the coding sequence ATGAAAATATTAGTTTCATCTTGTCTTTTAGGTGAAGATACAAGATATGATGGATTAAATTCAAGTGTTGCTATGAATCCAAAATTTAAGTTCAGTCAAAAAGAGCTTTTTATGGATATTATGTGTGAAAATGAAATATTTTCTATTTGTCCAGAAGTAGCTGGCGGACTTGGAATTCCAAGAAATAAAGCTGAAATAACAAGTCATAGTAAACCTTTTAAAGTGTTAGACATAGAACAAAATGATGTTACTATTAATTTTTTGTTAGGAGCTAAAAAAGCTCTTGATATTTGCTTGGAAAATGGTATAAAAGTTGCTCTATTTAAATCAAAGTCTCCATCTTGTGGGAATAATAGTATTTATGATGGAACTTTTAGTGAAAATTTAATAGAAGAAAAAGGTCTTAGTGCAAGACTTTTAGAAGAGAATGGAATAAAAGTTTTCAATGAATTTGAGCTTGAAGAGTTAAAAAAGTTTATAAAGAAAAATCGTTCTCTATAA
- a CDS encoding putative metalloprotease CJM1_0395 family protein, translated as MELKSDYLSASTIYAQLAQKKSELASIDKKEFEKSAFEKKDKVVLGEKNYDESDYSRVVEKFKSKDKEIRNHEQIHANLGKSSSPINYNYQMGPDGKLYAMGGYVKLDVSMPTDPKAAMAKIEQIKKASSSPDDLSAADLGIAQTANLNKMLLLSLKGDENENR; from the coding sequence ATGGAATTAAAAAGTGATTATTTAAGTGCTTCTACAATTTATGCTCAATTAGCTCAGAAAAAAAGCGAATTGGCTAGTATTGATAAAAAAGAATTTGAAAAATCAGCTTTTGAGAAAAAAGATAAAGTAGTTTTAGGTGAAAAAAACTATGATGAAAGTGATTATTCAAGAGTCGTAGAAAAATTTAAGTCAAAAGATAAAGAGATTAGAAATCATGAACAAATCCATGCTAACTTAGGGAAAAGTAGCAGTCCTATAAACTATAACTATCAAATGGGTCCGGATGGTAAGTTATATGCAATGGGTGGATATGTAAAGCTTGATGTATCTATGCCTACAGATCCAAAAGCTGCGATGGCAAAAATTGAACAGATAAAAAAAGCTTCTAGCTCACCTGATGATTTAAGTGCAGCTGATCTGGGAATAGCTCAAACTGCAAATTTAAATAAAATGCTTTTATTAAGCTTGAAAGGAGATGAAAATGAGAATAGATAA
- a CDS encoding DNA recombination protein RmuC has translation MILEFESTNFYLIVAIIFIVFVAILFFVTEKYKSKIKTLELEKEFLETSLAQNRENQNILKMEIENITSKIFEENSKKSNQNINQILEPFKSQLNIFGNRVNEVFTEETKQRVSLLTEIKNLKELNNQISNDANNLANALKGQSKIQGDWGEMILESILKQSGLRKDLEYKVQNSYKNSEGQTLRPDVIVHLPTNKDVIIDSKLSLNSYIDYFNSKDEGEKKEHINRLIFSIKNHIKDLSSKKYESLESLRTLDFVLMFVPIEGAFSLLMSQNNTIFETALKSNIVIVSPTTLYSSLKVIENLWQDNRQSENAKEISKQAADLYDKFVGFLNDFEEIGKSIDKSKDSYEKAINKLSSGRGNLISRSQKFLDLGVKPTKLIDNKFIKEEYEL, from the coding sequence ATGATTTTAGAGTTTGAAAGTACAAACTTTTATTTAATAGTCGCAATTATTTTTATAGTTTTTGTGGCTATTTTGTTTTTTGTAACTGAAAAATATAAATCAAAAATAAAAACTTTAGAGTTAGAAAAAGAGTTTTTAGAAACTTCTTTAGCACAAAACAGAGAAAATCAAAATATCCTAAAAATGGAAATAGAGAATATTACTTCAAAAATTTTTGAAGAAAATTCAAAAAAATCAAATCAAAATATAAATCAAATTTTAGAACCATTTAAATCGCAATTAAATATATTTGGTAATAGAGTAAATGAAGTTTTTACGGAAGAAACTAAACAAAGAGTATCTCTTTTAACAGAGATAAAAAATCTAAAAGAATTAAATAATCAAATATCAAATGATGCAAATAATCTTGCAAATGCACTAAAAGGACAAAGTAAAATTCAAGGGGATTGGGGAGAGATGATTTTAGAATCTATTCTAAAGCAATCGGGACTTAGAAAAGATTTAGAGTATAAAGTTCAAAATTCATATAAAAATAGTGAAGGACAAACTTTAAGACCTGATGTAATAGTTCATCTTCCTACAAATAAAGATGTTATTATTGATTCAAAACTCTCTTTAAATTCTTATATTGATTATTTCAATAGTAAAGATGAAGGTGAAAAAAAAGAGCATATAAATAGATTAATTTTTTCTATTAAAAATCATATAAAAGATCTTAGCTCTAAAAAATATGAGAGTTTAGAATCTCTTAGGACTTTAGATTTTGTTTTGATGTTTGTTCCAATTGAAGGTGCATTTTCACTTTTAATGTCGCAAAATAATACTATTTTTGAAACTGCATTAAAATCGAATATAGTAATAGTTTCTCCAACAACACTTTATTCAAGTTTAAAAGTAATAGAAAATCTTTGGCAAGATAATAGACAAAGTGAAAATGCTAAAGAGATATCAAAACAGGCGGCTGATTTATATGATAAATTTGTTGGTTTTTTAAATGATTTTGAAGAGATTGGAAAAAGTATAGATAAAAGTAAAGATTCTTATGAAAAAGCTATAAATAAATTAAGTAGTGGAAGAGGAAACTTAATATCTAGAAGTCAAAAATTTTTAGATTTAGGTGTAAAACCAACAAAATTGATTGATAATAAGTTTATTAAAGAGGAATATGAGTTATGA
- a CDS encoding GGDEF domain-containing protein yields the protein MFTNFLQSTTSKLLLLVFTVFMALIFSAILFNSQVEKLKKQIDILYFGDFIPVVKLQTIKSDFETIISCLNENKNCDISKEKDSILTEWNYYLSSFKTQKEKDVVNSINSDILKSFEINKIDEYDKNLNSADILIKYETKQAFLQRQVFLEEYGQMQNYIFYNILFILIFAFLIILFIVYQIIKKDKQLQILNKKYQIESITDSLTTLYNRKHFDTIFDSMTFISNENSWKSALIIVDIDYFKNYNDTYGHDMGDEALQKVALCIKEHFSKQYEYVFRLGGEEFGIILFNIDEKSFENSLEELNKNVIKLQIEHKNSKILDLVSVSIGAVIYEPKSYISANRLYKMADESLYDAKNSGRNRYKIYKKEEE from the coding sequence ATGTTCACTAATTTTTTACAATCAACAACTTCGAAGTTGCTACTATTAGTATTTACTGTTTTTATGGCACTTATATTTTCTGCTATATTATTTAATTCTCAGGTTGAGAAGTTAAAAAAACAGATAGACATATTGTATTTTGGAGATTTTATTCCTGTTGTTAAACTTCAAACTATAAAAAGTGATTTTGAAACAATAATTTCTTGTTTAAATGAAAACAAAAACTGTGATATAAGTAAAGAAAAGGATTCTATTTTAACTGAATGGAATTATTATCTTTCATCTTTTAAAACTCAAAAAGAGAAAGATGTTGTTAATTCAATAAATAGTGATATCTTAAAATCTTTTGAAATAAATAAAATAGATGAATATGATAAAAATTTAAATAGTGCAGATATTTTAATAAAATATGAAACAAAACAAGCTTTTTTACAAAGACAAGTTTTTTTAGAAGAGTATGGACAAATGCAAAATTATATTTTTTATAATATATTATTTATTTTAATTTTTGCATTTTTAATAATATTATTTATCGTTTATCAAATCATAAAAAAAGATAAGCAACTACAAATTTTAAATAAAAAATATCAAATAGAGTCTATAACCGATTCCCTTACTACTTTGTATAACAGAAAACATTTTGATACTATTTTTGATAGTATGACTTTTATTTCAAATGAAAATTCATGGAAAAGTGCTTTAATCATTGTTGATATAGATTATTTTAAAAATTACAATGATACTTATGGGCATGATATGGGAGATGAGGCACTTCAAAAAGTTGCTTTATGCATAAAAGAGCATTTCTCGAAACAGTATGAATATGTTTTTAGATTAGGTGGAGAAGAATTTGGGATTATTTTATTTAATATAGATGAAAAATCTTTTGAAAATAGTTTAGAAGAGCTTAACAAAAATGTAATCAAATTACAAATTGAGCATAAAAATAGTAAAATATTGGACTTGGTTTCAGTTTCTATTGGAGCAGTGATTTATGAACCTAAAAGTTATATTTCTGCAAATAGATTATATAAAATGGCTGATGAGTCTTTGTATGATGCTAAAAATAGTGGTAGAAATCGATATAAAATATACAAAAAAGAGGAAGAATGA
- the ypfJ gene encoding KPN_02809 family neutral zinc metallopeptidase — translation MKWEDNRRSSNVEDRRDETQNFGSRTSGGSILSLLPLIRTLLGTKIGRIILIIGVLLYFVFGINPLSLIDGGVSTQTNQTKVVNKQIDDRQAEFVSVVLAQTEDIWREVLRKNGLSYSDAKLVLFRGAVNSGCGFASSQVGPFYCPLDKKVYLDLSFFDELARKYKAPGEFAQAYVVAHEIGHHVQNLLGTLNKVEKAKNSLSKNEQNVLQVKVELQADCYSGIWAYYSKKMFGSIEEGDLEAGLRAASAIGDDTLQKQSQGYVVPDSFTHGSSQQRMEALKKGFYSGDLKTCAIN, via the coding sequence ATGAAATGGGAAGATAATAGAAGAAGCTCAAATGTAGAAGATAGACGGGATGAAACTCAGAACTTTGGATCTAGAACAAGTGGAGGCTCAATTTTAAGTCTTTTGCCTCTTATTAGAACTCTTTTAGGAACAAAAATTGGAAGAATTATTCTAATTATAGGAGTTCTTTTATATTTTGTATTTGGAATAAATCCTTTATCTCTTATTGATGGAGGAGTTTCTACTCAAACAAATCAAACTAAAGTTGTAAATAAACAAATTGATGATAGACAAGCAGAGTTTGTAAGTGTTGTTTTAGCACAAACAGAAGATATTTGGAGAGAAGTTTTAAGAAAAAATGGTCTATCTTATAGTGATGCTAAACTTGTACTTTTTAGAGGAGCTGTAAATAGTGGTTGTGGATTTGCTTCTTCTCAAGTTGGACCTTTTTATTGTCCATTAGATAAAAAAGTATATCTAGATTTATCATTTTTTGATGAGTTAGCAAGAAAGTATAAAGCTCCTGGTGAATTTGCACAAGCATATGTTGTAGCACATGAAATAGGGCATCATGTTCAGAATTTATTAGGAACTTTAAATAAAGTAGAAAAAGCAAAAAATTCTCTTTCAAAAAATGAACAAAATGTTTTACAAGTAAAAGTTGAATTGCAAGCTGATTGCTATTCTGGAATTTGGGCATACTATTCAAAAAAAATGTTTGGTTCAATAGAAGAGGGTGATTTAGAAGCTGGATTAAGAGCAGCTAGTGCTATTGGAGATGATACCTTGCAAAAACAATCACAAGGATATGTTGTACCTGATTCATTTACTCATGGAAGTTCACAGCAAAGAATGGAAGCTTTAAAAAAAGGATTTTATAGTGGAGATTTAAAAACTTGTGCTATAAATTAA
- a CDS encoding CDP-alcohol phosphatidyltransferase family protein: protein MNFLFNKYSHFNLANIVTFFNIASGIFAIYFLTHDEFFAAALFAWLAGAFDIFDGKIARKYNLSTEFGIQLDSYADFLSFVIVPAMFIYFAIFNGKEEFFNMALIAGAFVYYIISGLRRLIQFNLNAEEGEVEKYFTGVPTPLGAILLWVVYLIYLTGFIHEYFVLGMMVIIGFLLNSKIKIKHL from the coding sequence ATGAATTTTTTATTCAACAAATATAGTCACTTTAATTTAGCAAATATTGTAACTTTCTTTAACATAGCTAGTGGAATTTTTGCAATATATTTTTTAACTCATGATGAGTTTTTTGCAGCAGCATTATTTGCTTGGTTAGCTGGTGCTTTTGATATCTTTGATGGAAAAATAGCTAGAAAATATAACCTTTCAACAGAATTTGGAATTCAGCTTGATTCTTATGCTGATTTTTTATCTTTTGTAATTGTTCCTGCAATGTTTATTTATTTTGCTATTTTCAATGGAAAAGAAGAATTCTTTAATATGGCATTAATTGCAGGTGCTTTTGTTTACTATATAATTTCAGGATTAAGAAGATTAATTCAATTTAACTTAAATGCTGAAGAGGGTGAAGTTGAGAAATACTTTACAGGTGTACCAACACCATTAGGTGCAATTTTACTTTGGGTAGTTTATTTGATTTATCTAACAGGATTCATTCATGAATATTTTGTTTTAGGAATGATGGTAATAATTGGTTTTTTACTGAATTCTAAAATAAAAATAAAGCATTTATGA
- a CDS encoding Ppx/GppA phosphatase family protein yields the protein MKKELITIDLGSNSFRVLKFDCLNFKIVDEFHQVVGLADGLVNSGMISFEAQNRVIEALKSSSEKLKFDPKDAVCVTTAAMRKANNSNEVLNFLEKNSGAKFRIIDAEEEARLTLLAIKYALERENLKSEKFMVLDIGGGSTELTVSLEDKSFTRSFDFGIVTMTQKSLKNGDLFQDLDKRKEEVKEFLNTLDFDIKDFPFVATAGTPTTLAAVKIGMDYFNYDKDKINGMVLEYLDLENGLNILKNKTIEETTRLVGKGRVEFMEVGTYIYKMFFDVLGKNTSIVLDDGLREGVAIDCALKMSGKA from the coding sequence ATGAAAAAAGAGCTTATAACTATTGATTTAGGATCAAACTCATTTAGAGTTTTGAAGTTTGATTGTTTAAATTTTAAGATTGTTGATGAATTTCATCAAGTTGTTGGTTTGGCAGATGGTTTAGTAAATAGCGGTATGATAAGTTTTGAAGCTCAAAACAGAGTAATTGAAGCTTTAAAATCATCTTCAGAGAAGTTAAAATTTGATCCTAAAGATGCTGTTTGTGTTACGACTGCTGCTATGAGAAAAGCTAATAATTCTAATGAAGTTTTAAACTTTTTAGAAAAAAATAGTGGTGCAAAGTTTAGAATAATAGATGCTGAAGAAGAAGCTAGATTGACTTTACTTGCTATAAAATATGCACTAGAAAGAGAAAATTTAAAATCAGAAAAATTTATGGTTTTAGATATTGGAGGAGGGTCAACTGAACTTACAGTAAGTTTAGAAGATAAATCTTTTACTAGAAGTTTTGATTTTGGAATAGTAACAATGACTCAAAAATCATTGAAAAATGGTGATTTGTTTCAAGATTTAGATAAAAGAAAAGAAGAAGTAAAAGAGTTTTTAAATACCTTAGATTTTGATATAAAAGATTTTCCATTTGTTGCAACTGCTGGAACACCAACGACACTAGCTGCTGTGAAAATTGGAATGGATTATTTTAATTATGATAAAGATAAGATAAATGGAATGGTTTTAGAATATTTGGATTTAGAAAATGGTTTAAATATTTTAAAGAATAAAACAATAGAAGAGACAACAAGACTTGTAGGAAAAGGAAGAGTTGAGTTTATGGAAGTTGGGACTTACATATATAAAATGTTTTTTGATGTATTAGGAAAGAATACTTCAATTGTTTTAGATGATGGTTTAAGAGAGGGTGTTGCAATAGATTGCGCACTGAAAATGAGTGGTAAGGCTTAA
- a CDS encoding ATP-binding protein, with product MIEISKKITSNVAKVNAEFGLIKEGDRVMVGFSGGKDSLTLIHTLNRMKKKAPFKFDFKAVTITYGMGEQIEFLSNHCKEHGIEHEIIDTQIFDLAGEKIRKNSSFCSFFSRMRRGYLYTTALEQGYNKVALGHHLDDAMESYFMNLFYNGTMRTMPPKYTANNGLEVIRPLIFCRERQLRAFAASNEIRVIGDEACPGLRFDVKMPHARAATKELLAKLEEQNPKIFVSMKSAFSNIQLPTFFYKDLKDIKLNIEDENI from the coding sequence TTGATAGAAATAAGCAAAAAAATAACTTCAAATGTAGCAAAAGTAAATGCTGAATTTGGATTAATAAAAGAGGGTGATAGAGTTATGGTTGGATTTAGTGGAGGAAAAGATTCTCTAACACTAATTCATACTTTAAATAGAATGAAAAAGAAAGCACCTTTTAAATTTGATTTTAAAGCAGTAACAATTACTTATGGAATGGGTGAACAAATAGAATTTTTAAGTAATCATTGTAAAGAGCATGGAATTGAACATGAAATAATTGATACTCAGATTTTTGATCTTGCTGGTGAAAAAATAAGAAAAAACTCATCTTTTTGTTCTTTTTTCTCAAGAATGAGAAGAGGATATTTATATACAACAGCATTGGAACAAGGATACAATAAAGTTGCATTAGGACACCATTTAGACGATGCAATGGAGTCGTATTTTATGAATTTATTTTATAATGGAACAATGAGAACAATGCCTCCAAAATATACTGCAAATAATGGTTTAGAAGTTATTAGACCTTTAATCTTTTGTAGAGAGAGACAACTAAGAGCATTTGCAGCTTCAAATGAAATTAGAGTAATTGGAGATGAAGCTTGTCCAGGGCTTAGATTTGACGTAAAAATGCCTCATGCAAGAGCTGCAACAAAAGAGCTTCTAGCAAAACTTGAAGAGCAAAATCCTAAAATTTTTGTTTCAATGAAAAGTGCATTTAGTAATATACAACTTCCAACATTTTTTTATAAAGATTTAAAAGATATAAAATTAAATATTGAAGATGAAAATATATGA
- a CDS encoding molybdopterin molybdotransferase MoeA encodes MREFITYKKSLEILENIKITHSTKRLFISDAIGYILAKDIIADHNSPEFPTSGMDGYAFKYEDINQDFLEITDKNPAGFVVETNVVNGTCIKTFTGSLMPKGSDTLIPIENVEVSGNKIKITKPVTKGFAVRKIGENYRKDEILIQKGTKIGFSEIGVLASLNIVQIDVYVNPTIAVASTGSEILDLGVEKTNDSQIRSSNHLTLEALFKSNGANVLQMGPVDDNLENITYFFENSLKNADIVVTTGGVSVGDYDLVQDVIKDKLKAEVLFHGVLVKPGMHILVALKDEKIIVALPGFAYSSTICAILYVLPLIYKFRNSNEKLPFVKAKITQDFRKSQDKTIFTACNVKYENNEYVIDFVGKKSGTSAILTNMLGNPALLIQEQNSSDIKNGDLVDILLLNNLK; translated from the coding sequence ATGAGAGAATTTATTACATATAAAAAATCTTTAGAGATTTTAGAAAATATCAAAATAACTCATTCCACAAAAAGATTATTTATCTCAGATGCAATTGGTTATATTTTAGCAAAAGATATTATTGCAGATCATAATAGTCCAGAATTTCCAACTTCAGGTATGGATGGCTATGCATTTAAATATGAAGATATAAATCAAGATTTTCTAGAAATAACAGATAAAAATCCTGCTGGTTTTGTAGTAGAAACTAATGTTGTAAATGGAACTTGTATAAAAACTTTTACAGGTTCACTAATGCCAAAAGGTAGTGATACATTAATCCCTATTGAAAATGTTGAAGTATCTGGAAATAAAATAAAAATTACAAAACCAGTTACAAAAGGGTTTGCTGTAAGAAAAATTGGTGAAAACTACAGAAAAGATGAAATTTTAATCCAAAAAGGTACTAAAATTGGATTTAGCGAAATTGGAGTATTAGCTTCATTAAATATCGTACAAATTGATGTTTATGTAAATCCAACTATCGCTGTTGCAAGTACAGGAAGTGAAATTTTAGACTTAGGTGTTGAAAAAACAAATGACTCTCAAATAAGAAGCTCAAATCATTTAACTTTAGAAGCTTTATTCAAATCAAATGGTGCAAATGTTTTGCAAATGGGACCAGTTGATGATAATCTTGAAAATATTACATACTTTTTTGAAAACTCTCTAAAAAATGCAGATATTGTTGTAACAACAGGTGGAGTTAGTGTTGGAGATTATGATTTAGTTCAAGATGTAATTAAAGATAAATTAAAAGCAGAAGTTCTTTTTCATGGTGTTTTAGTAAAACCTGGAATGCATATACTAGTTGCGCTAAAAGATGAAAAAATTATCGTAGCACTTCCAGGTTTTGCATATTCTTCTACTATTTGTGCAATTTTGTATGTTTTACCTCTAATTTATAAGTTTAGAAATTCAAATGAAAAACTTCCTTTTGTAAAAGCTAAAATTACTCAAGATTTTAGAAAATCTCAAGATAAAACTATTTTTACAGCTTGTAATGTAAAATATGAAAATAATGAGTATGTTATAGATTTTGTTGGTAAAAAAAGTGGAACTAGTGCTATTTTAACAAATATGCTCGGTAATCCTGCACTTTTAATACAAGAACAAAATAGTTCTGATATAAAAAATGGAGATTTAGTAGATATTCTTTTACTAAACAATTTAAAATAG
- the trxC gene encoding thioredoxin TrxC yields MSSLNVICPHCLKVNKIPQKDGYTKANCGSCKNSLLDTTPIEADENNIDHILANSDIPVIVDFWAPWCGPCKMFAPIFNQTAQKYPLKALFVKVNTEALPNLGARFQIRSIPTLVVFKSGLEKKRNSGALDPLRLTSFINEFI; encoded by the coding sequence ATGTCATCTCTAAATGTGATTTGCCCACACTGTTTAAAAGTAAACAAGATCCCACAAAAAGATGGTTATACAAAAGCAAATTGTGGATCTTGTAAAAATTCTTTACTTGATACGACTCCAATAGAGGCTGATGAAAATAATATAGATCATATTTTAGCAAACTCTGATATTCCAGTAATTGTTGATTTTTGGGCGCCTTGGTGTGGACCTTGTAAAATGTTTGCTCCTATATTTAACCAAACAGCACAAAAATATCCTTTAAAAGCACTTTTTGTAAAAGTAAATACAGAGGCTTTACCAAATTTAGGTGCTAGATTCCAAATTAGATCTATACCTACTTTAGTTGTTTTTAAATCAGGATTAGAGAAAAAAAGAAACAGTGGAGCTTTAGATCCACTAAGATTAACTAGTTTTATAAACGAGTTTATATAA